In Streptomyces durocortorensis, a genomic segment contains:
- a CDS encoding non-ribosomal peptide synthetase, with amino-acid sequence MSLRAIARMYADGEISTTGVLAELGRHADIPLSEGQRGLWALAKLEPETYAYNVPVCFSCADVDVAALQAAFRDTLSRHPLLSAAVRETDDGPRLSHGDADGFSVEYADISDVPSGGVLDFLKERARRPFGLAGDPLTRLAVLRRSASEAYVLLVVHHLVIDGVSGRLVIDTLFSSYRARVEGRDVPIEVGSASFGEFVAWERDALTGERAEEDREFWLRELAGADVLTGLPSQVALLPDAPHVGEVYTSRLPEEQAAAIAAFTASHEISPGTFFLAAFLTLLHRYTGSEDLVIGMPVAGRPTEHFDPIVGCFVNTLPVRSRPDASEEFTSFARRVQSTVLEVLDHGTYPFHRIVGDLGARGANPRSPLYQIVYNYQDSALSGYLGERARATGETDFELVDGLYQLGEYDLTVDVAPGDGFLVNWKYHPDAFSADAVSGMAAHFATLVDSILDSDGQSPTGRLNLLGDEERRLVIEAWNRTEADFPTHRTCWDLFAEQAEANPDAPAATCGARTLTYRELADRSSALAQALTRQGVGPGDVVGVCYERSLDLVVALLAVMRLGAVYLPLDDRLPTERLSYMVEDSGAQLVICHEAVMDRLAAVATPKTGLYPTDRQDDQIPQAWATAGERTAAAPDSPTSTPQAAYIIYTSGSTGKPKGVVVPHAALTNFLLAMAHTLGVASNDRLLAITTHSFDIAALELYLPLITGGQVCVCESATAADATLLAEKIADWRPTIMQATPATWAMLVRVGWQNTEGVKVLCGGEALPDGLKDQLVTRGEAWNLYGPTETTIWSAAKRLRREEPVTIGSPIANTQLYVLDQNLSPLPVGVTGELHIAGDGVALGYHRKPELTAERFLDNPFAPGRLYRTGDSARRLPNGEIVVLGRMDNQVKLRGHRIEPGEIEAVLNARPEIGRSVVLLEHAGLSDRLTAYYTGNGDTPVDAALLRAELARTLPAYMLPAAFVALDAFPLTAHGKVDRAKLTEAAGTVPLPAADSPVAALDIERTVRGIFEGVLGSRDIDRAAGFFDIGGDSFAAIEAVEQINREFGCSLRPTSVFAHPSVATMARHLTGLLPAGQAPAAQPAEAEQQPDPRHATPAAGDASLDDSIAVIGISCRFPGAMDHRAFWSALVEGHSGGTSWSVEELRALGVPEEMITRPGYVPQRSVVDGRAEFDAAFFDISPRDAEFMDPQARLLLQHAWQALEDAGYRPEDVPETSVTTSTSTNFYQALLPALMANATGPRVLASSETYAAWLFAQGGTVPTMISTKLGLRGPSMAVSTNCSSALSAVHVACQGLLAGDADQAIVGAASLFSAGELGYVHQPGLNFSSDGRSRAFADGADGMSGGEGVGVVVLKRASEAIAAGDHIYCLIRGIAVNNDGGDKAGFYAPGVRGQAEVIRKALDKAGTDPSTISYVEAHGTGTRLGDPIEVAALTAAYRHYTARSQYCGIGSVKSNIGHLDAAAGIAGLIKVALALQHGEVPRTLHCDVSSSEIDWEESPFFVADRNLPLDGDEPARAGLSSFGIGGTNVHAVLEQAPTGPRSAGLPGPQAVILSARDGERLGLLARQLLEFLPGYLDAHGDLASLAYTLQVGRRAMAERVVFVANDVDGLIATLQDYVGRGARGTVFEGTARRPEDMLLGLFDRPGELRDLVAGWLEHGEWDKIAPLWVNGIDVDWHACHGANPPVRVSLPTYPFAAKRYWPAAEAVPVPRAADPLDAKSLLVAAASPESVETFLSGRTSATEEMDSLSRPLVLAQLMAAGLFDAPVRQDLIGRSITPSFAQWLDHTVTVLLNHGELVREGGFVVPRKSAPGLEQAWSTWRAWKDARAGDPELAAKTGLTERMIEALPAILSGRTKATAIMFPGGSFELVEPAYRGNATADYFNDVTAGAVRAEVDARRDGIRLLEIGAGTGSTSERVFAQLTGHDLAEYCYTDVSKAFLIDAERRFAGHVPYLSFTTFDVEREPGAQGLAVGDYDIVIANNVLHATKDIVQAVRHARALLRPGGVLVLNELARNDWWSHLTFGLLEGWWRPTDGRRIRGGPALSANSWREVLRECGFDTVDLLAEPARDLGQQVLLARAGSPVPRRDPRPAGSASVEEHVRAAVERILAETLKLTADELAADKPFADYGLDSLTGVSLVHRLNESLSTDLDPSVLFENPSIRRLTRFIVDEEGAAVLAAVPGPSVAPGPSVAPETFVVPELSAAPEAPAVPELSAVSGPSAASGPSGRGREPVAIVGMSGRFPGARDVDEFWDLLASGRDAVSKVSRWDLASLGSVCLDGGLLDGVDEFDPLFFGISGAEAVYMEPQQRLFLQEAWRALEDAGHAGESLARDRCGIYVGCAAGDYLDLTGPSDYPGQALWGNMNSLVPSRIAYYLDLHGPAIAVDTACSSSLVSLHLACQALWAGEVTTAIAGGVYVQNSPRLYLAASRAGMLSPTGRCRSFDQAADGFVPAEGVGALILKRLSDAEADGDHIHGVIRGIGINHNGTTNGIAAPNGTSQERLIRQIYQDFEIDPAGIGLVEAHGTGTKLGDPVEFRALDRAFRGFTDAERFCSLGSTKASIGHAQAAAGVIGVIRALLAMRHEVIPGLPHHTATNSSVTLAGSPFFVHTEPRRWAVPEGGKRRAAVTSLGASGTNAHAVIEQPSEPPPAPRSRQDGARLIALSAATEHALREQVVRLAHHCREHPDLDVGDVSHTLLLGRRHLRHRWASVVRDIADLESRCTAWLSGQDVPPQSADSRLRALAQQFLDGEAPDFAELFRDSRYRRVPLPGYPFEGERYALPIRAAADDGPRRGGGVLTGDEFYLREHQVRGTGIAPGAMYLRWAAAAAGRAPSDAVRLHDVVFLRPLSVPGPPRALRVDLRADGDVTRFTVSSTESAGDEPVLHCQGEVSATEPTAAQPQLDLPALLRDFRPTAFDPRRFYAEWRDRGIAYGPTFQGVVAVHRSDNAVLAELRLPGTASGTTDGLVPHPALVDSAMQCMRLLDGDDRVGLVFSIKSAEVLAPGATTMWALIRRAEDVRGADRIDIDLATDDGTVCLRLRGIAGRRAEQTPDPADGVATLVPVWDPLQRTESATWPRSSESVGVIASPGQARDVLTARFPGAHVVADPSRSTDEDLETSLRSVPELDHLIWVAPSAVDDRSGASVVEGQSSGSLHAFRTVKALLAAGYGDRSLGLTLITERAHAVHESEAVDPAHAGVAGLAGSTAKEYPLWRVRVADVEDYAAPSLAAVLDLPADTDGDLRIHRDGRWHGQRLMTVQPASPTSSRLRQGGTYVIIGGAGALGTVISEYLIRRYHAQVVWLGRRPQDARVEAAVAQATGADGPAPLYLRSDATDLASLRAAKDEIVRRFGAVHGVIHSGLVFSGASLARMSEAQFEDVLRGKVDASVRCMEVFGGDSLDFALFLSSINSYLKAIKQANYAAACTFLDSFALTVQRRYGTAGRVLNLGYCFNNAPTESERGAVVGAQAPLIQPDELTAAIERLCAGPVSRLTLMKFSPALNSRGIVLGDDEVILPTVVPPDAVPADVQEPPAAPGGELERLRARVAELTALAI; translated from the coding sequence ATGAGCCTTCGCGCGATCGCCCGCATGTATGCCGACGGCGAGATATCGACGACGGGGGTACTGGCCGAGCTCGGCAGACATGCGGACATTCCCTTGTCCGAGGGGCAGCGCGGCCTGTGGGCACTTGCCAAGCTGGAGCCGGAGACGTATGCGTACAACGTTCCCGTGTGCTTCTCGTGTGCGGACGTGGATGTCGCGGCGCTTCAGGCCGCATTCCGCGACACGCTGTCCCGGCATCCACTTCTCTCGGCCGCGGTGCGCGAGACGGATGACGGGCCGCGTCTGTCCCACGGAGATGCGGACGGTTTCTCGGTCGAGTATGCGGACATCTCCGATGTGCCGTCCGGTGGAGTGCTGGACTTTCTGAAGGAAAGGGCGAGGCGGCCGTTCGGCCTGGCCGGTGATCCCTTGACCAGGCTGGCTGTCCTGCGTCGCTCCGCGTCCGAGGCGTACGTTCTGCTGGTCGTTCATCACCTCGTGATCGATGGGGTGTCGGGGCGTCTCGTCATCGACACGCTGTTCAGCTCGTACCGGGCGCGGGTCGAGGGGCGGGACGTGCCGATCGAGGTGGGCTCCGCCTCGTTCGGTGAGTTCGTCGCGTGGGAGCGGGACGCTCTCACCGGCGAACGCGCTGAGGAGGACCGCGAGTTCTGGCTGCGGGAGCTCGCCGGCGCGGACGTCCTCACAGGGTTACCCTCACAGGTGGCTCTGCTGCCGGACGCGCCTCATGTGGGCGAGGTGTACACCAGCCGCCTGCCGGAAGAGCAGGCCGCCGCCATCGCGGCCTTCACCGCTTCACATGAGATCAGCCCGGGGACCTTCTTCCTGGCGGCCTTCCTGACTCTGCTGCACCGGTACACCGGAAGCGAGGACCTCGTCATCGGGATGCCGGTGGCCGGGCGCCCGACGGAACACTTCGACCCGATCGTCGGCTGCTTCGTCAACACGTTACCCGTCCGGAGCAGGCCGGACGCCTCCGAGGAGTTCACGTCGTTCGCCCGGCGCGTACAGTCCACGGTGCTCGAAGTACTTGACCACGGAACCTACCCGTTCCACCGGATCGTGGGCGATCTCGGTGCTCGGGGCGCGAATCCGCGGTCGCCTCTCTACCAGATCGTGTACAACTACCAGGATTCCGCTCTCTCCGGATACCTGGGCGAGCGGGCCCGCGCCACCGGCGAGACGGACTTCGAGCTCGTCGACGGGCTGTACCAGCTGGGTGAGTACGACCTCACGGTGGACGTGGCTCCCGGTGACGGGTTCCTGGTGAACTGGAAGTACCACCCCGACGCCTTCTCGGCCGACGCCGTCTCGGGCATGGCAGCACACTTCGCCACCCTGGTGGACAGCATCCTCGACTCGGACGGGCAGTCGCCGACAGGCAGGCTGAACCTGCTCGGCGACGAGGAACGGCGCCTCGTCATCGAGGCATGGAACCGGACCGAGGCCGACTTTCCCACGCATCGCACGTGCTGGGATCTCTTCGCGGAGCAGGCAGAGGCGAACCCGGATGCCCCGGCGGCCACCTGCGGGGCGAGGACTCTCACCTATCGCGAACTCGCGGACCGCAGCTCGGCGCTGGCACAGGCGCTGACACGTCAAGGCGTCGGCCCCGGGGACGTCGTCGGGGTCTGCTACGAACGGTCACTCGACCTCGTCGTGGCCCTCCTCGCCGTCATGAGGCTCGGCGCGGTGTACCTGCCCCTGGACGACCGGCTGCCGACCGAACGCCTCTCCTACATGGTCGAGGACAGCGGCGCGCAACTCGTCATCTGCCATGAGGCGGTGATGGACAGGCTGGCCGCCGTGGCGACGCCGAAGACGGGACTGTACCCGACAGACCGCCAGGATGATCAGATCCCCCAGGCATGGGCAACGGCGGGGGAGAGGACCGCCGCTGCGCCGGACTCGCCGACCTCGACACCCCAAGCCGCCTACATCATCTACACCTCCGGCAGCACGGGGAAGCCCAAGGGCGTCGTGGTTCCGCACGCGGCGCTGACCAATTTCCTGCTGGCCATGGCGCACACGCTGGGAGTGGCGTCCAACGATCGGCTGTTGGCCATCACCACGCACAGCTTCGACATCGCCGCCCTGGAGCTCTACCTCCCGCTGATCACCGGCGGACAGGTCTGCGTCTGTGAATCGGCCACGGCCGCCGATGCCACCTTGCTGGCCGAGAAGATCGCCGACTGGCGGCCCACCATCATGCAGGCCACTCCGGCGACCTGGGCCATGCTGGTGCGCGTCGGGTGGCAGAACACCGAGGGCGTCAAGGTGTTGTGTGGTGGCGAGGCGCTGCCCGACGGCCTGAAGGACCAACTCGTGACGCGCGGCGAGGCCTGGAACCTGTACGGGCCCACGGAGACGACCATCTGGTCAGCGGCCAAGCGGCTGCGCCGTGAGGAGCCGGTGACCATCGGCAGCCCCATCGCGAACACCCAGCTGTACGTCCTCGACCAGAACCTGAGTCCCCTGCCTGTGGGCGTAACCGGCGAGCTTCACATCGCAGGCGACGGGGTCGCCCTGGGCTACCACCGGAAGCCGGAGTTGACGGCCGAGCGCTTCCTGGACAACCCGTTCGCGCCCGGACGGCTGTACCGGACCGGCGACAGCGCGCGCCGACTGCCCAATGGCGAGATCGTCGTCCTGGGCCGGATGGACAACCAGGTCAAACTGCGCGGCCACCGCATCGAACCCGGTGAGATCGAGGCGGTTCTCAATGCCCGCCCGGAGATCGGCCGAAGCGTCGTCCTGCTTGAGCATGCCGGCCTGTCGGACAGGCTCACGGCCTACTACACCGGGAACGGGGACACGCCGGTCGACGCCGCGCTGTTGCGCGCGGAACTCGCCAGGACCCTCCCCGCCTACATGCTGCCCGCCGCATTCGTGGCCCTGGACGCCTTCCCGCTCACGGCGCACGGCAAGGTCGACCGGGCGAAGCTGACCGAGGCCGCCGGGACGGTGCCGCTCCCGGCCGCCGACAGCCCGGTGGCCGCGCTCGACATCGAGCGGACCGTGCGCGGGATCTTCGAAGGGGTGCTCGGCTCGCGTGATATCGATCGTGCCGCAGGCTTCTTCGACATCGGCGGGGACTCCTTCGCGGCCATCGAAGCGGTGGAGCAGATCAACCGCGAGTTCGGCTGCTCGTTGCGACCCACCAGCGTTTTCGCCCACCCGTCCGTCGCCACGATGGCCCGACACCTGACGGGGCTGCTGCCTGCCGGGCAGGCACCCGCGGCGCAGCCCGCCGAGGCCGAGCAGCAACCTGATCCCCGCCATGCCACTCCGGCGGCCGGCGACGCCTCGCTCGATGATTCGATCGCGGTGATCGGCATCTCCTGCCGGTTCCCGGGAGCCATGGACCACCGCGCATTCTGGTCCGCGCTCGTGGAAGGACACAGCGGCGGCACGTCATGGTCGGTCGAGGAACTGCGCGCGCTCGGAGTGCCGGAGGAGATGATCACCCGACCCGGATACGTGCCGCAGCGGTCGGTCGTGGACGGCAGGGCGGAGTTCGACGCGGCGTTCTTCGACATCTCCCCCCGCGACGCCGAGTTCATGGACCCACAGGCACGCCTGCTGTTGCAGCACGCGTGGCAGGCGTTGGAGGACGCCGGTTACCGCCCGGAGGACGTTCCCGAGACCAGCGTCACCACGTCCACGAGCACGAACTTCTACCAGGCCCTGCTCCCGGCTCTGATGGCGAACGCGACGGGCCCGCGGGTCCTGGCGAGCTCCGAGACCTACGCCGCGTGGCTGTTCGCCCAAGGCGGCACGGTGCCCACGATGATCTCCACGAAGCTGGGCCTGCGCGGCCCCAGCATGGCGGTGAGCACCAACTGCTCTTCGGCGCTGAGCGCGGTGCACGTCGCCTGCCAGGGACTCCTGGCCGGCGATGCCGACCAGGCGATCGTCGGCGCGGCCAGCCTGTTCTCCGCGGGGGAGCTGGGATACGTGCACCAGCCGGGCCTGAACTTCTCCAGCGACGGGCGCAGCCGCGCGTTCGCCGACGGCGCCGACGGCATGTCCGGCGGTGAAGGCGTCGGTGTGGTCGTCCTCAAGCGCGCCAGCGAGGCGATTGCGGCCGGTGATCACATCTACTGCCTGATCCGCGGCATCGCGGTGAACAACGACGGCGGCGACAAAGCAGGGTTCTACGCGCCCGGTGTGCGCGGCCAGGCCGAGGTGATCCGCAAGGCGCTCGACAAGGCGGGCACGGACCCGTCGACGATCAGCTACGTCGAAGCGCACGGCACGGGCACGAGGCTCGGCGATCCCATCGAGGTCGCGGCTCTGACTGCGGCGTACCGCCACTACACGGCACGCAGCCAGTACTGCGGCATCGGCTCGGTCAAGAGCAACATCGGCCACCTGGACGCGGCCGCGGGGATCGCCGGACTCATCAAGGTGGCCCTGGCCCTGCAGCACGGGGAGGTTCCGCGGACCCTGCACTGCGACGTGTCGAGCTCGGAGATCGACTGGGAGGAGTCGCCGTTCTTCGTGGCCGACCGGAATCTGCCGCTGGACGGCGACGAGCCCGCGCGGGCGGGACTGAGCTCCTTCGGGATCGGCGGCACCAACGTGCACGCGGTACTGGAACAGGCGCCGACCGGTCCGCGGTCCGCCGGCCTCCCCGGCCCCCAAGCGGTGATCCTCTCGGCCCGCGACGGGGAGCGGCTCGGCCTCCTCGCGCGGCAGCTCCTTGAGTTCCTGCCGGGATACCTGGACGCGCACGGCGATCTGGCGTCGCTCGCCTACACGCTGCAGGTCGGGCGGCGGGCGATGGCCGAACGCGTGGTCTTCGTCGCGAACGACGTCGACGGGCTGATCGCGACCCTTCAGGACTACGTCGGGCGCGGGGCGCGCGGAACGGTGTTCGAAGGTACGGCCCGACGGCCTGAGGACATGCTGCTCGGCCTCTTCGACCGCCCCGGGGAGCTGCGAGACCTGGTCGCCGGGTGGCTCGAACACGGGGAGTGGGACAAGATCGCGCCCCTGTGGGTCAACGGCATCGACGTCGACTGGCACGCCTGCCACGGCGCGAATCCGCCGGTGCGGGTGAGCCTGCCGACGTACCCGTTCGCTGCGAAACGGTACTGGCCGGCTGCCGAGGCGGTGCCGGTTCCTCGGGCCGCTGACCCGCTCGACGCAAAATCGTTGCTCGTGGCCGCGGCCAGTCCCGAGAGCGTCGAGACGTTCCTGTCCGGTCGCACGTCCGCCACAGAGGAGATGGACAGCCTCTCGCGCCCGCTCGTGCTCGCACAGCTCATGGCGGCGGGACTCTTCGACGCGCCCGTTCGTCAGGACCTGATCGGGCGGAGCATCACCCCGTCCTTCGCCCAGTGGCTCGACCATACGGTGACCGTGCTGCTGAACCACGGAGAACTCGTGCGTGAGGGCGGATTCGTGGTGCCCAGGAAGAGTGCGCCAGGCCTCGAACAGGCGTGGAGCACCTGGCGTGCGTGGAAGGACGCCCGTGCCGGAGACCCGGAGCTGGCGGCCAAGACCGGCCTGACCGAGCGCATGATCGAGGCCTTGCCCGCGATCCTGTCCGGGCGGACGAAGGCCACGGCGATCATGTTCCCGGGCGGCTCGTTCGAGCTGGTGGAACCGGCGTACCGGGGGAACGCGACGGCCGACTACTTCAACGACGTGACGGCCGGCGCGGTGCGCGCGGAGGTGGACGCCCGTCGCGACGGGATCCGGCTGCTGGAGATCGGAGCGGGCACCGGCAGCACCAGCGAGCGCGTTTTCGCCCAACTGACGGGCCACGACCTCGCTGAGTACTGCTATACGGACGTTTCGAAGGCGTTCCTGATCGACGCGGAGCGGCGGTTCGCCGGTCACGTGCCGTACCTGTCCTTCACGACCTTCGACGTGGAGCGGGAGCCCGGCGCACAGGGACTCGCGGTGGGCGACTACGACATCGTCATCGCCAACAACGTCCTGCACGCCACCAAGGACATCGTGCAGGCAGTGCGTCACGCCAGAGCACTGCTGCGGCCCGGCGGAGTCCTCGTACTCAACGAACTCGCCCGGAACGACTGGTGGTCGCATCTGACCTTCGGGCTCCTCGAAGGGTGGTGGCGGCCCACGGACGGAAGGCGTATCCGGGGCGGACCGGCGCTGTCCGCGAACTCGTGGCGCGAAGTGCTGCGGGAGTGCGGGTTCGACACGGTCGACCTGCTGGCGGAGCCCGCCCGCGACCTGGGCCAGCAGGTACTGCTGGCGCGCGCCGGTTCGCCCGTCCCGCGCCGGGATCCGCGGCCTGCCGGGTCCGCTTCGGTCGAGGAGCACGTCCGCGCGGCCGTCGAGCGGATCCTCGCCGAAACGCTGAAGCTGACCGCGGATGAGCTCGCGGCCGACAAGCCCTTCGCCGACTACGGACTGGACTCGCTCACCGGCGTCTCCCTGGTGCACCGGCTCAACGAGTCGCTGAGCACTGACCTCGATCCGAGCGTGCTGTTCGAGAACCCGTCGATCAGGCGGCTGACGCGGTTCATCGTCGACGAGGAAGGCGCCGCCGTCCTGGCCGCGGTACCGGGGCCGTCCGTGGCACCCGGGCCGTCCGTGGCCCCGGAGACGTTCGTGGTACCTGAGCTGTCCGCCGCACCCGAGGCGCCCGCCGTACCTGAGTTGTCCGCCGTATCCGGGCCGTCCGCCGCATCTGGGCCGTCGGGCCGTGGCCGGGAGCCCGTCGCGATCGTCGGCATGAGCGGCCGGTTCCCGGGAGCCCGGGACGTCGACGAGTTCTGGGACCTGCTGGCCTCCGGCCGGGATGCTGTCTCGAAGGTGTCCCGCTGGGACCTCGCGTCGCTGGGCAGCGTCTGCCTGGACGGCGGTCTTCTGGACGGCGTCGACGAGTTCGACCCGCTCTTCTTCGGGATCTCCGGTGCAGAGGCCGTCTACATGGAGCCGCAGCAGCGGCTGTTCCTTCAGGAAGCATGGCGGGCGCTTGAGGACGCGGGCCACGCGGGCGAGTCGCTCGCCCGCGACCGGTGCGGTATCTACGTGGGCTGCGCCGCGGGCGACTACCTGGACCTGACGGGGCCTTCCGACTACCCGGGCCAGGCACTGTGGGGCAACATGAACTCGCTCGTGCCGTCCCGCATCGCGTACTACCTGGACCTGCACGGGCCGGCGATCGCGGTCGACACCGCGTGCTCCAGCTCGCTGGTCTCCCTCCACCTGGCGTGCCAGGCGCTGTGGGCGGGCGAGGTCACCACGGCGATCGCGGGCGGGGTCTACGTCCAGAACTCGCCGCGGCTGTATCTGGCGGCGTCGCGGGCCGGGATGCTTTCCCCGACGGGCCGGTGCCGTTCGTTCGACCAGGCGGCCGACGGATTCGTGCCCGCCGAGGGAGTCGGTGCGCTGATCCTCAAACGGCTCTCGGACGCCGAGGCGGACGGTGACCACATCCACGGCGTGATCCGTGGAATCGGGATCAACCACAACGGCACGACGAACGGGATCGCCGCGCCGAACGGGACCTCGCAGGAACGGCTGATCAGGCAGATCTACCAGGACTTCGAGATCGACCCCGCGGGGATCGGGTTGGTCGAGGCACACGGCACCGGAACCAAGCTCGGCGATCCGGTGGAGTTCCGGGCGCTCGATCGCGCGTTCCGCGGCTTCACGGACGCCGAGCGGTTCTGCTCGCTCGGCTCGACAAAGGCCTCCATCGGCCACGCGCAGGCCGCGGCCGGCGTGATCGGCGTCATCAGGGCACTGCTGGCGATGAGGCACGAGGTGATCCCCGGTCTGCCCCACCACACCGCGACGAACTCCAGTGTCACGCTGGCCGGCAGCCCGTTCTTCGTACACACGGAGCCCAGGCGGTGGGCCGTGCCCGAAGGCGGCAAGCGGCGCGCCGCGGTCACGTCGCTCGGCGCGAGCGGAACCAACGCCCACGCTGTCATCGAGCAGCCATCGGAGCCGCCTCCGGCGCCGCGGAGCAGGCAGGACGGGGCCCGGTTGATCGCGCTGTCGGCGGCGACGGAGCACGCCTTGCGCGAACAGGTGGTCCGGCTCGCGCACCACTGCCGCGAGCACCCGGACCTCGATGTCGGCGACGTGAGCCACACACTTCTGCTCGGCCGCAGGCACCTGCGGCATCGATGGGCGAGTGTGGTCCGGGATATCGCGGACCTGGAAAGCCGGTGCACTGCCTGGCTCTCCGGGCAGGACGTTCCGCCGCAGAGCGCAGACTCCAGGTTGCGGGCACTCGCCCAGCAGTTCCTCGACGGTGAGGCACCGGATTTCGCCGAGTTGTTCCGAGACAGCCGCTACCGCCGCGTCCCGCTGCCCGGCTACCCCTTCGAGGGGGAACGCTATGCGCTGCCGATCCGCGCGGCGGCAGACGACGGGCCGCGGCGCGGCGGGGGAGTCCTCACCGGCGACGAGTTCTACCTGCGTGAGCACCAGGTGCGGGGAACCGGGATCGCCCCGGGGGCGATGTATCTGCGGTGGGCCGCAGCAGCGGCCGGGCGGGCCCCGAGCGACGCGGTTCGCCTGCACGACGTCGTCTTCCTGCGACCTCTCTCGGTGCCGGGGCCGCCGCGAGCACTGCGGGTGGATCTTCGCGCCGACGGTGACGTCACCCGGTTCACGGTGTCCTCCACGGAGTCCGCCGGCGACGAGCCCGTACTCCATTGCCAGGGCGAGGTGTCCGCCACGGAGCCGACGGCTGCGCAGCCGCAGCTCGATCTGCCCGCGCTGCTCCGGGATTTCCGGCCCACCGCGTTCGACCCCCGGCGGTTCTACGCAGAGTGGCGGGATCGCGGCATCGCCTACGGCCCCACGTTCCAGGGGGTCGTGGCGGTGCACCGCAGCGACAACGCGGTGCTGGCCGAACTACGGCTGCCCGGCACGGCGTCAGGAACGACGGACGGCCTCGTCCCGCACCCGGCGCTGGTGGACTCGGCGATGCAGTGCATGCGATTGCTCGACGGCGACGACCGGGTCGGGTTGGTGTTCAGCATCAAGTCGGCCGAGGTCCTCGCCCCCGGTGCGACCACCATGTGGGCCCTGATACGTCGTGCCGAGGACGTGCGCGGCGCGGACCGGATCGACATCGACCTCGCGACCGACGACGGCACGGTGTGCCTGCGCCTGCGGGGCATCGCAGGCCGTCGAGCCGAGCAGACGCCGGACCCGGCGGACGGCGTCGCCACGCTGGTGCCGGTGTGGGATCCCCTTCAGCGGACGGAATCCGCGACGTGGCCGCGGAGTTCCGAATCGGTGGGCGTCATCGCGTCCCCAGGGCAGGCGCGGGACGTTCTCACCGCGCGCTTTCCCGGCGCGCACGTGGTCGCGGACCCGTCGCGGAGTACGGACGAGGACCTGGAGACGTCCCTCCGGTCGGTCCCGGAACTCGACCATCTGATCTGGGTGGCGCCCAGCGCCGTGGATGACCGGTCCGGTGCGAGCGTCGTCGAGGGCCAGTCCAGCGGCTCGCTGCATGCCTTCCGCACGGTGAAAGCTCTTCTGGCGGCGGGGTACGGCGATCGCTCATTGGGCCTGACCCTGATCACTGAGCGGGCGCACGCCGTCCATGAGTCCGAGGCCGTCGACCCGGCGCACGCCGGTGTCGCAGGCCTCGCGGGGTCGACTGCGAAGGAGTACCCGCTCTGGCGGGTGCGGGTGGCGGACGTCGAGGACTACGCCGCGCCGTCTCTCGCCGCGGTGCTCGACCTGCCCGCGGATACGGACGGCGACCTGCGTATCCACCGGGACGGCCGGTGGCACGGGCAGCGGCTGATGACTGTTCAGCCGGCCTCGCCGACGTCGTCCCGGCTGCGGCAGGGCGGCACCTACGTCATCATCGGCGGGGCGGGCGCCCTTGGCACGGTCATCAGCGAGTACCTGATCCGCCGGTACCACGCCCAGGTCGTGTGGCTCGGACGCAGGCCGCAGGACGCGCGGGTCGAAGCCGCTGTCGCCCAGGCGACCGGCGCGGACGGGCCTGCGCCGCTGTACCTGAGGTCCGACGCCACCGACCTCGCGTCCCTGCGTGCGGCGAAGGACGAGATCGTACGACGGTTCGGCGCGGTGCACGGCGTCATCCACTCGGGCCTGGTGTTCTCGGGGGCGAGCCTGGCCCGGATGAGCGAGGCTCAGTTCGAGGACGTGCTGCGCGGCAAGGTCGACGCGAGCGTCCGGTGCATGGAGGTGTTCGGCGGCGACTCGCTCGATTTCGCACTGTTCCTGTCCTCGATCAACTCCTACCTCAAAGCCATCAAGCAGGCGAACTACGCCGCAGCCTGCACGTTCCTCGATTCGTTCGCACTGACGGTGCAACGCCGCTACGGCACTGCCGGCAGGGTGCTGAACCTGGGCTACTGCTTCAACAACGCACCCACCGAGTCGGAGCGGGGCGCGGTGGTCGGAGCGCAGGCTCCGCTCATCCAGCCGGACGAGCTGACAGCGGCGATCGAACGGCTGTGCGCGGGGCCGGTCAGCAGGCTGACGTTGATGAAGTTCAGTCCCGCGCTCAACAGCCGGGGCATCGTTCTGGGCGATGACGAAGTCATCCTCCCCACGGTCGTGCCGCCGGACGCTGTGCCCGCCGACGTTCAGGAACCGCCGGCGGCGCCGGGCGGCGAACTGGAGCGGCTACGCGCCCGCGTCGCAGAGCTGACCGCGCTCGCGATCTGA
- a CDS encoding Rieske 2Fe-2S domain-containing protein: MNTQRSAGHTDCHDTDGTSVGACCSPPRAGLKRPAEMSRSTDLPGFGDAEGGLVDGGAFTDAELYRGERGRVFARIRACLDSCPHRGTLVCRADLGSIRDRTCTHHGWSYDLADALVNVPKRSVRPESFDTHAWDPAGVLYVESLHQSIFGTRNPEPVPLREPPGDAAWYREAMFDHDDQGTVVVGGVREREWGDNGKPAPRGLGQSPSPRSRSSAAASCLGGVAGRSPS, from the coding sequence ATGAACACGCAACGGTCTGCGGGACATACTGATTGTCATGACACCGACGGCACATCCGTGGGCGCCTGCTGTTCGCCGCCGCGCGCAGGCCTCAAGCGCCCGGCCGAGATGTCGCGTTCGACCGACCTCCCGGGGTTCGGCGACGCCGAGGGCGGACTGGTGGACGGTGGCGCGTTCACCGATGCGGAACTCTACCGAGGGGAGCGGGGCCGCGTGTTCGCCCGGATCCGTGCCTGCCTCGACTCGTGCCCTCACCGCGGCACCCTGGTGTGCCGCGCCGACCTTGGCTCGATCCGCGATCGCACCTGTACCCACCACGGCTGGTCCTACGACCTGGCCGACGCGCTGGTGAACGTGCCGAAGCGGTCAGTCCGTCCCGAGTCGTTCGACACCCACGCGTGGGATCCGGCCGGGGTGCTGTACGTCGAATCACTGCACCAATCGATCTTCGGCACACGGAATCCGGAGCCGGTGCCTCTGCGGGAGCCGCCCGGGGACGCGGCCTGGTACAGGGAAGCGATGTTCGACCACGATGATCAGGGAACGGTCGTGGTCGGCGGGGTGCGCGAGCGGGAGTGGGGCGACAACGGGAAGCCCGCTCCGCGCGGACTCGGGCAGAGTCCTTCCCCCCGCTCGCGATCTTCTGCCGCAGCGTCATGTCTGGGCGGCGTGGCAGGGAGGAGTCCGTCATGA